The following coding sequences are from one Methanosarcina sp. WWM596 window:
- a CDS encoding ferredoxin family protein — MHPKIDYDKCVGSLECYDVCPADVYDKEETKDGKRAIVARPDECTECEQCIDACPTDAIEMVD, encoded by the coding sequence ATGCATCCCAAAATAGATTACGACAAATGCGTGGGTTCGCTTGAATGCTACGATGTCTGCCCCGCAGACGTGTACGACAAAGAAGAAACCAAAGATGGAAAAAGGGCAATTGTAGCCCGCCCGGACGAATGCACCGAATGTGAGCAATGCATCGATGCCTGCCCGACGGACGCCATAGAAATGGTAGATTAA
- a CDS encoding ferredoxin family protein produces MHPVIDYHKCTGALACYEVCPGDVFDVKEMEAGKKAVVARPDDCIECDQCVDACPEDAIELVD; encoded by the coding sequence ATGCATCCTGTAATCGATTATCACAAGTGTACCGGGGCTCTCGCCTGCTATGAGGTTTGCCCAGGGGATGTTTTTGATGTAAAAGAGATGGAGGCGGGAAAAAAGGCAGTAGTAGCCCGCCCGGATGACTGCATCGAATGTGATCAGTGCGTAGACGCCTGTCCTGAAGACGCAATAGAACTTGTAGACTGA
- a CDS encoding Hsp20/alpha crystallin family protein, with product MNISMVKMSPDVFSCSDEKGNLDIEIEMFGVKKENIELKMVENGFFVRAKREETGVEYVGTYTFCCGVVPEKAVARYVDGKLYVKVPYRESTETVNVEIQ from the coding sequence ATGAATATATCAATGGTGAAAATGTCACCTGATGTATTTTCATGTTCAGACGAGAAGGGAAATCTGGACATTGAAATCGAAATGTTTGGGGTAAAGAAAGAGAATATCGAATTAAAAATGGTCGAGAACGGCTTTTTTGTAAGAGCGAAAAGGGAAGAAACCGGGGTTGAGTATGTTGGGACTTATACGTTCTGCTGCGGGGTTGTCCCTGAGAAAGCTGTCGCAAGATACGTTGATGGAAAACTCTATGTGAAAGTGCCTTACAGGGAAAGTACAGAGACCGTAAATGTTGAAATCCAGTGA
- a CDS encoding uracil-DNA glycosylase — MAAEEEDCGNLEERILKLVEAGYETVARETIACTRCSLHKSAIRRVIGKGSCNPKVFFIGEAPGKTENETGIPFYGRAGKQLDKMVEYMGLSDEDWFVTNTVKCRPPENRRPKASEIECCKPFLVAQITLLAPKIIILLGNTAEKSYCPERKLEWGVPVEHKGKTVLKLYHPAALIYTASKIEVQRAFIDKNRELWQ, encoded by the coding sequence ATGGCAGCAGAGGAAGAAGACTGTGGAAATTTAGAAGAGAGGATTCTAAAACTGGTGGAAGCCGGGTATGAGACTGTCGCAAGGGAGACAATAGCCTGTACAAGGTGCTCTCTTCATAAAAGTGCAATCCGAAGAGTAATAGGAAAAGGTTCCTGCAACCCAAAGGTATTCTTCATAGGAGAAGCTCCGGGAAAGACTGAAAACGAAACAGGGATTCCCTTCTACGGAAGGGCAGGAAAACAGCTGGACAAAATGGTTGAGTATATGGGGCTCTCAGATGAGGATTGGTTCGTAACAAACACCGTCAAATGCCGCCCTCCGGAAAACAGAAGACCAAAGGCAAGTGAAATAGAATGCTGCAAACCTTTCCTTGTTGCCCAGATCACCCTGCTTGCCCCTAAAATCATAATTCTCCTCGGCAACACAGCCGAAAAGTCCTACTGCCCCGAAAGAAAACTGGAATGGGGAGTCCCAGTAGAACACAAGGGAAAAACGGTCCTGAAACTCTACCACCCCGCAGCGCTGATTTACACGGCTTCGAAAATAGAAGTCCAGCGGGCTTTTATAGATAAAAACAGGGAACTGTGGCAGTAA
- a CDS encoding phosphoglycerate kinase, whose protein sequence is MLRVMTSRNFLTIDDFDIRGKTILLRVDMNSPMDTQGHILDDMRIRSHIATLKDLEGAKVVLLAHQSRPGKKDFTTMKPHAHLLSKYLGRQVTYVDDIFGTFAKTQIASMEDGDVIMLENVRFYSEESLERTSTEQANTYMVKKLSPFIDIFLNDAFAVSHRSHLSVVGFTEILPSGAGRVMEKELISLDRGVKGGERPSIFVLGGAKVDDSLRVTENVLINGGADRVLLTGVVANVALAASGVNIGKANMDFIKSQGYENQIEKARDLLAKFKDKIGLPKDVALNDNKGRVEVHISELNSDSLPINDIGLETIVDYTNEIQNSKTVVLNGPAGVSEIDDFALGTHEIIKAAIKSDFSIIGGGHISVEVAHLGLEHRFSHISTGGGACIDYLAGEKLPGVESLKAACKKYQEAKKL, encoded by the coding sequence GTGCTGAGGGTAATGACTTCCAGAAACTTTCTTACGATCGATGATTTTGACATACGCGGAAAGACGATTCTTTTAAGGGTCGATATGAACTCTCCCATGGACACCCAGGGCCACATTCTGGATGATATGAGGATCAGAAGCCATATTGCGACCTTGAAGGACCTGGAGGGCGCAAAAGTCGTCCTGCTTGCTCACCAGAGCAGGCCCGGGAAAAAAGATTTCACTACAATGAAACCTCACGCTCACCTGCTGTCCAAATATCTGGGCAGGCAAGTTACTTATGTGGATGATATTTTCGGGACATTTGCAAAAACCCAGATTGCCTCTATGGAAGATGGGGATGTTATCATGCTCGAAAATGTCCGGTTTTATTCGGAAGAAAGCCTTGAAAGAACGTCAACAGAACAGGCAAATACCTATATGGTTAAAAAACTGTCACCTTTTATCGATATTTTCCTGAACGATGCATTTGCGGTATCCCACAGGTCTCATCTTTCGGTTGTCGGATTTACCGAAATCCTCCCATCGGGAGCTGGAAGAGTAATGGAAAAAGAACTTATCTCTCTGGACAGAGGGGTAAAAGGAGGAGAAAGGCCAAGCATTTTCGTGTTAGGTGGGGCAAAGGTGGACGACTCCCTTAGAGTGACTGAAAATGTTCTCATAAATGGAGGGGCTGACAGGGTGCTTCTTACCGGAGTGGTTGCAAATGTTGCTCTTGCGGCTTCGGGAGTAAACATCGGAAAAGCCAATATGGATTTCATCAAATCTCAGGGTTACGAAAACCAGATTGAAAAGGCAAGAGACTTGCTTGCGAAGTTCAAAGACAAAATCGGCCTTCCGAAAGACGTAGCCTTAAACGACAACAAGGGACGTGTTGAGGTCCATATCTCCGAGCTTAACTCCGATTCTCTGCCCATTAACGACATCGGACTCGAAACTATTGTGGACTATACAAATGAAATCCAAAACTCCAAAACAGTTGTTTTAAACGGCCCTGCGGGAGTTTCCGAGATTGACGATTTCGCCCTTGGGACTCATGAAATTATAAAAGCTGCCATTAAATCCGATTTCTCAATCATTGGCGGTGGGCATATCTCAGTTGAGGTTGCACATCTCGGCCTTGAACACCGCTTCTCGCATATCAGCACGGGTGGAGGAGCCTGTATTGATTACCTTGCAGGAGAAAAGCTGCCCGGAGTTGAGTCTCTGAAGGCAGCCTGCAAAAAATATCAGGAAGCTAAAAAGCTTTAA
- a CDS encoding TIGR00296 family protein, translating to MLTETEGRAAVKLARKTIEMFLSEGRLPEPQELGIDLSPVFGENRGVFVTLTENGLLRGCIGHPYPDSTLKEAILDSAVSAATRDPRFPQVEEKELDSIVVEVTILTQPEKINAPPKDLPDKVIIGKHGLIVKQGYYQGLLLPQVAPENNMDAIDFLNHTCMKAGLPPDAWVNGAEIYRFEGQIFKEKEPGGEVIEEKF from the coding sequence ATGCTTACAGAAACAGAAGGCAGAGCTGCAGTCAAGCTTGCAAGAAAAACCATTGAAATGTTTTTATCGGAGGGAAGGCTTCCAGAGCCTCAGGAGTTAGGCATTGATCTTTCTCCGGTCTTTGGGGAGAATAGGGGCGTTTTTGTCACACTGACGGAAAATGGGCTTTTAAGGGGCTGCATAGGCCATCCTTATCCTGATTCAACCCTCAAGGAGGCAATTCTGGACTCCGCAGTCTCTGCGGCAACTCGGGACCCGCGCTTTCCCCAGGTCGAAGAAAAAGAACTCGACAGTATAGTCGTTGAGGTTACGATACTGACTCAACCTGAAAAGATCAATGCACCTCCAAAGGACCTTCCGGATAAGGTGATCATCGGAAAGCACGGGCTCATCGTGAAACAGGGCTACTACCAGGGGCTGCTGCTTCCTCAGGTCGCTCCTGAGAACAATATGGATGCTATTGACTTCCTGAACCATACCTGCATGAAAGCCGGTCTTCCTCCGGATGCCTGGGTTAATGGAGCAGAAATCTATCGTTTTGAGGGGCAGATCTTCAAGGAAAAGGAGCCTGGAGGCGAAGTCATAGAGGAGAAGTTTTGA
- a CDS encoding MFS transporter has protein sequence MNTCNLQKNSFPGFTGNINPELYVLSLSRFCEDLGSGMLVALIPLYISDLGASFFSGLPLVARAGLVMTVFGLFSALTQPLMGRLSDRLNCRRPFILLGLIGYTFFSFLYSQVTSYEQLLFIRLLQGITVGATIPAVIAMVTHISTSETRGKAVGVYTTIRGVGFGLGPVVGGAIARYWGFDAGFYFCALLGVVSMGLVTFFVKETRGSHEPVSEKRSDKKSHASVYSLAGAMLMMMVGIMMVVALIPEYEIRLEASELSLGVAVSAYIFARLLFQAPLGSLSDRIGRKKLIVGGLFLSVPLVVGMGYITSISQLILFRAFQGLLVASIDTPAMALAADLSEGSSLSSRLSIITTAQAAGMAFGPIFGGFLAGYVTFVTPFYACALLMLLAGFVVIKKVEEPEKS, from the coding sequence ATGAATACCTGTAACCTGCAGAAAAATTCTTTTCCGGGATTTACCGGCAATATTAATCCTGAGCTCTATGTTCTCTCTCTGTCCAGGTTCTGTGAAGATCTGGGTTCGGGGATGCTGGTTGCCCTGATTCCTTTATATATCTCTGATCTTGGGGCATCCTTTTTTTCCGGGCTTCCCCTTGTTGCCAGAGCAGGGCTTGTAATGACGGTTTTCGGGCTTTTCAGTGCCCTTACGCAGCCTCTTATGGGCAGGCTTTCGGACAGGCTTAACTGCAGGAGACCTTTCATCCTCCTGGGGTTGATAGGGTATACCTTCTTTTCTTTCCTTTATTCGCAGGTAACAAGCTATGAGCAACTGCTCTTTATTAGGCTGCTGCAGGGGATTACCGTGGGGGCAACCATACCTGCGGTCATCGCAATGGTTACGCATATCTCGACCTCTGAGACCAGGGGAAAAGCCGTGGGGGTCTATACGACTATTAGAGGGGTCGGCTTCGGGCTCGGGCCTGTTGTCGGGGGAGCAATAGCCAGATACTGGGGCTTTGATGCCGGGTTTTATTTCTGCGCCTTGCTCGGAGTGGTAAGCATGGGGCTTGTGACCTTTTTCGTAAAAGAAACCAGGGGCTCTCATGAGCCAGTTTCCGAAAAAAGAAGCGACAAAAAAAGCCATGCTTCAGTTTATTCCCTCGCAGGCGCCATGCTGATGATGATGGTCGGGATAATGATGGTAGTTGCCCTTATCCCGGAATACGAGATAAGGCTTGAAGCATCCGAGCTTTCCCTGGGAGTTGCGGTCTCAGCCTACATTTTCGCAAGGCTTCTTTTCCAGGCTCCTCTCGGCAGCCTTTCGGACCGGATAGGCAGGAAGAAACTGATCGTTGGCGGCCTTTTCCTTAGCGTCCCGCTGGTTGTCGGGATGGGCTATATCACAAGCATAAGCCAGCTCATCCTTTTCAGGGCTTTTCAGGGGCTCCTTGTAGCCTCAATTGACACGCCTGCAATGGCACTTGCAGCCGATCTTTCGGAGGGCTCTTCCTTAAGCTCAAGGCTTAGCATCATAACAACTGCACAGGCAGCAGGAATGGCTTTTGGCCCTATCTTCGGAGGCTTCCTTGCAGGATATGTTACTTTTGTAACGCCCTTTTATGCCTGCGCTCTGCTGATGCTTCTGGCAGGCTTTGTGGTAATCAAAAAAGTAGAAGAACCAGAGAAAAGTTAA
- a CDS encoding Hsp20/alpha crystallin family protein codes for MKLPIKRPFRDVYNWDPFDEIRRMQEYMEQMSRAFPALDTGFESGTLSPLTDVVEEDNRVIVTTDLPGIDKENIELSLRDNFLAISAAKGKEEETEKEGYLRKERSFMRYYREIPLPEGITEEGATAQLKNGVLTVTMPKTKELTGKKILIE; via the coding sequence ATGAAACTGCCAATAAAGAGACCATTCCGTGACGTGTACAACTGGGACCCGTTTGATGAGATAAGAAGAATGCAGGAATATATGGAACAGATGTCAAGGGCATTTCCTGCACTGGACACCGGGTTCGAAAGCGGAACTTTATCCCCGCTGACCGATGTGGTGGAAGAAGATAACAGGGTAATTGTTACAACTGACCTACCGGGTATTGATAAAGAAAATATCGAACTGAGCCTGAGGGACAACTTCCTTGCAATCAGTGCAGCGAAAGGAAAAGAGGAGGAGACAGAAAAGGAAGGCTATCTCAGAAAAGAGAGGTCTTTCATGCGTTACTACCGTGAAATCCCTCTTCCTGAAGGCATAACAGAGGAAGGGGCAACTGCTCAGCTCAAAAACGGTGTCTTAACCGTTACCATGCCAAAAACAAAGGAATTGACCGGAAAAAAGATCCTTATCGAGTGA
- a CDS encoding GbsR/MarR family transcriptional regulator has translation METAKKEFENLVYQGMKSYGLDELSSKLLAILHSEPDPLTLEELSTISGYSFSAVSAAMKLLTGITLVEKTKKAGSKKLYFSVQRDILAMTIKAVKSKNELMVSPTIKELPAIIERCKNSDSEDSEELLKIIEDYYQQMIALDLIFKNLVEFTEKIQNEVIKK, from the coding sequence ATGGAGACTGCAAAAAAAGAATTTGAGAATCTTGTGTATCAAGGGATGAAATCCTACGGACTTGATGAACTTTCCTCTAAATTGCTTGCAATACTTCATTCTGAACCAGATCCACTAACTTTAGAAGAGCTTTCTACAATTTCTGGGTATAGCTTTTCTGCAGTTAGTGCGGCAATGAAATTGCTTACTGGAATTACTCTTGTAGAAAAAACGAAGAAAGCCGGTTCAAAAAAATTATACTTCTCAGTTCAAAGAGATATTCTGGCAATGACCATTAAGGCAGTAAAATCCAAAAATGAACTCATGGTCAGCCCTACGATTAAAGAGCTTCCAGCAATAATCGAAAGATGTAAAAATAGTGACTCAGAGGACTCTGAAGAACTGCTCAAAATAATCGAAGATTATTATCAGCAAATGATTGCATTGGATTTAATTTTTAAAAATCTTGTTGAATTTACGGAAAAAATTCAAAACGAGGTGATTAAAAAATGA